One Cicer arietinum cultivar CDC Frontier isolate Library 1 chromosome 8, Cicar.CDCFrontier_v2.0, whole genome shotgun sequence DNA segment encodes these proteins:
- the LOC101499668 gene encoding UDP-glycosyltransferase 1-like, with protein sequence MKDTIILYPALGNGHLMSMIELGKLIVTHHPSFSITILILIPPTNNNNNQHTLSHTQQYIASVTTTFPSINFHYIPTISLPSTHFPPHFLTLELSHQSNHHVHNILQSISKTTNIKAVILDFLTYSASQVTTTLEIPTYFYYTSGATVLSVFLHFPTVHQNATKPIKDLHMPLQIPGLPMNISTDDYPDEAKDPEIKVYHVLLDSAKTMRECDGIIVNTFDAIEEKAIKSLNEGLFVPDGISPQIFCIGPLITTPYGGDENRCLSWLDSQPSQSVVFLSFGSMGRFSKAQLNEISFGLEKSEQRFLWVVRSELELDELSLNELLPEGFLERTKEKGMIVRNWAPQGEILSHDSVGGFVTHCGWNSVLEAVCEGVPMLTWPLYAEQKLNKVILVEEMKVALELNDSKDGFVSGNKLEYRVKELMNSDKGKEIRKRIFEMKISAKKTKEENGSSIIALNKLTRLWNGNKDNI encoded by the coding sequence ATGAAGGATACTATAATTCTATACCCTGCTCTTGGTAATGGACACTTAATGTCCATGATTGAATTAGGCAAACTCATAGTAACCCACCACCCTTCATTTTCCATCACTATTCTCATCCTCATACCACCCACCAATAACAACAATAACCAACACACACTTTCTCATACACAACAATACATTGCTTCTGTTACAACCACATTCCCTTCAATTAATTTTCACTACATTCCTACAATTTCATTACCATCAACCCATTTTCCACCACACTTTCTCACCCTTGAACTCTCTCACCAAAGCAACCACCATGTTCATAATATTctacaatcaatttccaaaaccacaaacatcaaagctgtTATCTTGGATTTCCTCACCTATAGTGCCTCACAAGTAACAACCACACTTGAAATCCCCACTTATTTTTACTACACTTCAGGTGCTACTGTTCTTTctgtttttcttcattttccaaCTGTTCATCAAAATGCTACAAAACCAATTAAGGATCTTCACATGCCTCTTCAAATTCCTGGATTACCAATGAATATTTCAACAGATGATTACCCTGATGAGGCTAAGGATCCTGAGATTAAAGTGTACCATGTTCTGCTTGATTCCGCAAAAACGATGAGGGAATGTGATGGAATTATTGTGAACACTTTTGAtgctattgaagaaaaagctatTAAATCTTTAAATGAAGGGTTATTTGTTCCTGATGGAATTTCTCCTCAGATTTTCTGTATTGGACCTTTGATTACAACTCCTTATGGTGGAGATGAAAATAGGTGTCTGAGTTGGCTCGACTCGCAACCGAGTCAAAGCGTCGTGTTTCTAAGTTTTGGAAGTATGGGGAGATTTTCTAAGGCTCAGTTGAATGAGATTTCTTTTGGGTTGGAGAAAAGTGAGCAGAGATTTTTGTGGGTCGTTAGGAGTGAGTTGGAGTTAGATGAGTTGAGTTTAAACGAGTTGTTGCCAGAAGGGTTTTTAGAAAGAACGAAGGAAAAGGGAATGATAGTGAGAAATTGGGCCCCACAAGGTGAAATACTGAGTCATGACTCAGTTGGTGGGTTTGTGACTCACTGCGGGTGGAACTCAGTGTTAGAGGCTGTTTGTGAAGGAGTGCCTATGCTGACGTGGCCTTTGTATGCAGAACAAAAGCTGAACAAAGTGATTTTGGTTGAAGAAATGAAGGTGGCTTTGGAATTGAACGATTCAAAAGATGGATTCGTGAGTGGAAATAAGTTGGAGTACCGAGTTAAGGAATTGATGAACTCAGATAAAGGAAAAGAGATTAGGAAAAGGATATTCGAGATGAAAATAAGTGCTAAAAAgacaaaagaagaaaatggAAGTTCAATTATTGCTTTAAATAAGTTGACTAGATTGTGGAATGGGAATAAAGATAATATATGA